The DNA region TGTCGCCACCGCCGAGGCGTTCCGCGAGCAGGTGGCGATGCAGAACGACTGCGGCGCGGAGAGCGAGTTACTCTCGCCCCGCGAGGTGGCCGAGCGGTGGCCGCACGTCCGAGGCGAGGAGTTCGCCGCGGCCACGTACTCGCCGCTCGACGGCTTCGCGGACCCGTACCTCGCGCTGCAGGGGTACGCCACCGCGGCCCGGGAGGCGGGCGTCGACGTGCGGACGAAGACGCCCGTCGAGCGTATCGAGCGCGTTGACGGCGAGTCGGGAACCCCCCGGTTTCGCGTCGAGACGGGGGGCGAATCGCCCGAGACGCTCGACGCCGACTCCGTCGTCAACGCCGCGGGCGCGTGGTCGGCCGAAATCGCGGCGATGGTCGGCCTCGACCTGCCCGTCTCGCCCCGGCGGCGACAGGTCGCGGTCGTCGCCCCCGAGACGCCGATTCCGGAGTCCGAACCGCTCACCATCGACCTCGACACGGGGTCGTACTTCCGACCCGAGCGCGAGGGACAGGCGCTCGTCGGCGGGCAGTTCGACGAGGACGACGCCGACGTCGACCCCGACCGGTTCTCGGAGTCGATGGATCTCGACTGGGCGGTGACGGCCGTCGAACGCGCCGCCGACTGCGCCGACTACTTCGGCCCCGAGACCCGGATCGTCCGCGGGTGGGCCGGACTGTACGCCGTGACGCCGGACCACCACCCAATCGTCGAGGAGAGCGCGCCGGGCGTCGTCACCGCCGCCGGGTTCTCGGGGCACGGGTTCCAGCACGCGCCCGCGACGGGCCGCGTCGTCGCCGAACTCTGTCTCGACGGCGAGGCCTCGCACGTCGACGTGTCGGCGCTGTCGTCGTCGCGGTTCGAGTCGGGCGAGGCCATCGAAGAGCGCAACGTCGCCTGACGGCTCCGGCACACCTTCGCCGCTCTCGCAACGCTTTTACTCGACTGTCACAACCTCTCGAACATGGTATCCGAACCGCGACTCGGACGCACGGCTCTCGCACAGCAGTCGCTTCGCGGGTTCGGCTTCTTCTTTGCGGCCGCCTGAGAGCGGCGGACTCTCCGACGACGCGAAGGCGGCGTCGGCGACGAAACCGCTCGGGTCGGCCGGTCGTCCGTCGGCCATCGGCCGACTGTCGGCGTCCTCGCCACGGACGACGAGCGTTCGGAACTGCTAACAGGCGGGCAAACGGTGTCCACGACAATCAGCACTCAGTATGCGACTCCCGGAATCACAGGTCGCGGTGTTGGAAGCCGCGAGTACGGACGAACAGACCGTCGGCGAACTCGCCGACGAGACAGCACTCAAACCCGAGACGGTGACGCGCGCCGCCTTCGACCTGCGCGACGAGGGCCTCGTCGCCATCGAGGAGCGAACCGAGACGACGGCGACGCTCACCGACGAGGGCGAACGGTACGTCGAGGCGGGGCTCCCTGAAGTTCGTCTCTACCGCGCCGCCGTCGAGGCGGGCGCTGGCGACGGCGCAGTTCCGATGGGGCAGGTCTTCGGCGCGTCGGGACTCGAAGGTCCCGAGGTCGACATCGCGTTGTCGAACTTCGCGCGGAAGGGGTACGGCCGCATCGACAGCGGCGAGTTAGTCGTCGACGACGACGCGGATCCCGACGCCGACACGGAAGCCGTGGCGCTCGCTGCGCTCGCCGCGGGCGACGCCGTCGACGACGAGCAGGTACTCGACGAACTCGACCGCCGCGGCCTCGTCGATAGGGACGAGTCGACGGTTCGCTCCGTTTCGCTCACTGACGACGGCGTGACCGCGATGATGGAGGGCGTCGACGTCGCGGAGACCGTCGACCGCCTCACCCCCGAACTGCTCACGTCGGGCGAGTGGCGCGACGTGGAGTTCACCGAGTACAACGTCGCGGCCGACGCGCCCGAGGAGCGCGGCGGGAAGGTCCACGTGCTCCGGCAGACCGCTGAGAGGGTGAAAGATACTCTCGTCGGCATGGGCTTCCAGGAGATGGAGGGTCCGCACGCCGACTCGGAGTTCTGGATCAACGACTGCCTGTTCATGCCGCAGGACCACCCGGCGCGCACCCACTGGGACCAGTTCGCCCTCGACGTGCCGCCGATGAAAGACATCCCCGAAGACCTCCTCGAACGCGTCGAGTCGGCCCATCGCGAGGGCGTCGGCGACGACGGCGACGGCTACCACTCGCCGTGGACCGAAGCCGTGGCTCGCGAAATCGACCTGCGGGGCCACACCACGTCGCTGTCGATGCGCTACCTCTCGGGCTACGCGGAGGGCGAGTTGGAACCGCCGCAGCGATATTTCTCCGTCGAGAAGGTGTACCGCAACGACACGCTCGACGCGACGCACCTGCTGGAGTTCTTCCAGATAGAGGGGTGGGTGATGGCCGAGGACCTCTCGGTACGTGACCTGATGGGGACGTTCGAGGAGTTCTACCGCCAGTTCGGCATCACGGATATCCAGTTCAAACCGCACTACAACCCCTACACGGAGCCGAGTTTCGAACTGTTCGGTCGCCACCCGACGACGGGCGAACTCATCGAGATCGGCAACTCGGGGATGTTCCGCCCCGAGGTCTTAGAGCCGTTGGGCGTCGACTGCGACGTGATGGCGTGGGGCCTCGCGCTCGAACGCCTCGCGATGCTCGTCACCGGTGCCGAGGACATCCGAGACCTGCACGGAACGCTCGCCGACCTCGACTTCCTGCGGAACGCGGAGGTGATTCGCTAATGCCAGTCGTAGACGTAGACACCGACGAACTCCGACAGCTGACCGGTCACGAGGAGAAATCCGACGACGAGTTGAAGGACGACCTATTCGCGCTCGGCCTCGAATACGAGGGCGAGACCGAAGACGGCCTGCTCCAGTTCGAGTTCGGCCCGGACCGCCTCGACCGCCTCTCGGTCGAGGGCGTCGCCCGGTCGCTTCGCTACCAGTACGGCGACGACCGCGGGGTGTACGTCCCGCAGACGAACTCGCCGGACTGGACTATCGACGTCGACGAGTCGGTGCCCGAACAGCGGCCGTACGTGACGGGCGCTATCGTCCGCGGCGTGAATCTGGACGAGGACGCCCTCGACTCGCTCATCCAGTTACAGGAGAAACTCCACGCGACGATGGGGCGAAAGCGCGTCAAGGGCGCTATCGGTATCCACGATCTGGTGATGCTGAAGGGGACGGACCTCGGCGAGCGCGAGGTCGGGACCGAGAGCGGTCCCGAGGCGGTGAACGAGCGACGCGAGTCGAGTCCGCAAACGAGCGGTAACTCCATCAGCTACCGCGGGGTCGACCCCGACGGCGAGCGGTTCGTCCCGCTCGACTCGGACGCCGAACTCACGCCCGCGGAAGTGCTCGAGCAGCACCCGACCGGGGAAAAATACGCAGACATCGTCGCCGACTACGACCGCTACCCGGCCATCTACGACGAACTCGGCCTCTTCTCGTTCCCGCCGGTCATCAACGGCCGCCGGACCGAAGTCGACGAGGACTCCACCGACCTGTTCGTCGAACTCACCGGCACCGACCAGTGGACCATCGACAAGATGTGCAACATCATCTGCTACGCACTCTCGGCGCGCGGCGGGACTATCGAGCAAGTGGAAGTCGAGACCCCGGACGGAACGCTCGTCCGCCCGGACTTCGAGGTGGAGACCAAGACAGTCGGACACGACCGCATCGAGACGCTCTTGGGAACTGAACTCGACTTCGAGGAAGTTGTCGATCTGTTCGAGCGCTCCGGCCTCGACGCCACGACGAACCTCGGCGACGAGATGAGCTACGACGTCGAGATTCCGCCGTACCGCGTCGACGTGCTGCATCCGGTCGACCTCGTCGACGACGCGGGCCGCGCCTACGGCTTCAACACGCTCGAACCGCGCTACCCCGACGTGGGGACCGTCGGCGGCCGTCACGAGCACTCGGACCTCGAACGCGCGGTGCGCGAGCGACTCGTCGGCCTCGGCTTCGAGGATATGCTCAACTTCCACATGACCGACGAGGCGACGAACTACGACCGAATGAATGTGGAGTACGACGCCGACGGGGGCGACGACGGCGATACCGCCCTCGGCGCGACACCGCCGGTCCGCATCGTCGAACCCTACAGCGAAGATTACACGATGTTGCGGACGTGGGCGTTGCCGTCGCTCGTGACGGTGCTGGAGAACAACACCCACCGCGCGTATCCGCAGGACCTCTCGGAAGTCGGCTTCGTCGCCCACGAGGACGACAGCGAGAACACCGGCGTCGCCGAGAGCCACCGCGTCGCGGGCGTGCTCGCGCGCTACGACGCCACCTACGAGGACGCGAAAGCCAAACTGCAGGCGCTCTGTCGCGACTTCGGCGTCGACCTGGAGACGCCAGCCGCCGAACACCCGTCGTTCATCGACGGGCGGACCGCCGCCGTCGTCGTCGACGGCGAGCGTGTGGGTGTTATCGGTGAACTCCATCCCGAGGTGCTGGTGGAACACGACCTCGAACTCCCCGTCGTCGCGTTCGAGTTCGAGTTGTCGGCGTTGGAGTAGGGCGCTCGCGTCTCTGTTTCCCAGGAGCACCCTTCGTTTTCGCACGAACTGTAACCGGTGCGCGATCTATTCTCCCTCGCTGAACCGCGGATAACTCGAACGAATATCTATTTCTGCGTTATTCTTCTTGGGAATCTCAGCCTCCGGTGGATATATGTGGCTGATTGTCGCACATCGACTCGTCATGAATCCTCACGAAAAACAATTTGAGACGTTGTCGGTGACGCACGGCGAACGCGGACAGCGCCCCGCCGAGGGCGTCGAGGACGTCGTCGTTCCCCTCCACCTGAGTTCGACGTACGAGATTCCCGACATCGATCCCACTGTCGGTCTCGAAGATTTGGACCCCGACGAGGGACAGTTCCTCTACTCCCGCCTCTCGAACCCGACGCGGAACGCGCTCGAACACCGGCTGGCGGCGCTCGAAGGCGGTGACTATGGGTTTGCCTTCGCCTCCGGCACCGCGGCCATCGTCGCGACGGTGATGGCCGCCGTCGAACCCGGCGACCACGTCGTCGCCTTCGACGACCTCTACGGCGGCACGCGAACGATGCTCACCCGACTGTTCGAGGAGCGCCTGCACGTCGACGTCTCGTTCGTCGACGCCCGCGAAGTCGAAACCGTCGCCGACGCGATGTGCGAAGAGACCGCGTTGGTCTGGATGGAGACGCCGACGAACCCGCTGCTTCGGCTCTGCGACATCGAAGCCATCGCCGGGGTCGCCCGCGAACACGACGCGCTGCTCGGCGTCGACAACACGTTCCTCAGTCCGGCGTGCCAGAACCCGCTCGAACTCGGTGCCGACGTGGTCGTCCACAGCACGACGAAGTACCTCAACGGCCACAGCGACTCGCTGGGCGGGGCGGCCATCACCGACTGTCCGAACCTGTCGGAGGAGATCGCGTTCCTCCAGCGCGTCGGCATGGGGAACATGCTCTCGCCGTTCGACTCGTATCTCGTCCTCCGGGGGACGAAGACGCTCCCGCTTCGGATGCGCCAGCACACCGAGAACGCGATGGACGTTGCGCGGTTCTTGGAGGACCACGACCGCGTCCGAGCGGTCCACTACCCCGGGCTGGAGAGTCATCCGCAACACGAACTGGCGAACCGGCAGATGTCCGGCTACGGCGGGGTGCTCTCGGTCGAACTCGACACGGACCTCGACGGCACCGCCGCGTTCCTCGGCCACCTCTCGGAGTTCTCGCTGGCGGTGAGTTTGGGCGGTGTGGAGTCGCTCGTCGAACATCCAGCGACGATGACGCACTCGCCGCTGTCGCAGGCCGAACGCGACGAACTCGGCATCTCTAACTCCTTGATTCGCCTCTCGGTCGGCGTCGAACACGTCGACGACCTCGTTTCGGATTTGGAGGCCGGGTTCGTGGCGTTGGCGTCGCACTCGGTGACGGGCGGCGACGCGGCGGCGATGTCCGACGACTGATTCGGTTCGTTCGGCCGTTTCGCGTTCCCGTTTCGCCTCCTCGTAGTCATCCGTCGGTTTTCACCTCTTTTCGCCCCGTGAGCGTCTCAGGGTCGAGGCGGAACTCTCTGAACGCGATCTCCTCCGGCGGACGATCGAAGATGTCGACCTCCGGAATCTGGACGGCCCACAGTCCCTGCACGGCGCTCGACTCGTAGGGCGCCTCCGTCACGTCTTCGAGCCTCCCGGTCGCGACGACGCTCCGCCATCCTTCGTCCGTTCTGTCCTGCGTGACGAAGGCGACGGGTCTGTCGATGACTTCGGCTTTCGTGCTCTCGGGCGGAAACGAGAGTCGGAAGTAGAACCCTCCCGTCTCGGCGTCGTACCCGTACGAGACTGGCACGGTGAACGGTGATTCGTCGACCCCCTGGCCGAAGGAGATGACGCCCGTCCCGCCTCTGTCGAGGAACTCGTCCAGTTCGTTGCCGCTCATCTGTACCCACCGAATGCCTTGCATATGCCGTAGTACGTCACAGGAGCACAAAATACTCCAATCGCCGTCCCCGGTCACAGGTAGCCGATGGTTGACGACTCCCCCGTGTCCCAACCGAGGCGTTTAACAGCGGCCCGAGGAGTAGACTTCGACGAGAATGCCCAGTGGTGCATACGACCCGGAGGCCACGGAACGAAAGTGGCAGGAGCGGTGGCTCGACGAGGAGACGTACGACTACGACGACGCCGCGGTAGACGGGGACACCGTCTTCTCCATCGACTCGCCGCCGCCGACGGTGTCGGGGAGTCTCCACTGGGGCCACGTCTACGGATTCACGCTCCAGGACTTCGTCGCCCGGTTCGAGCGGATGCGCGGCGAGAACGTCTACTTCCCGTTCGGCTACGACGACAACGGCATCGCCTCCGAGCGACTGACCGAGAACGAACTCGATATCCGGCACCAAGATTACGAGCGCCGCGAGTTCCAACAGCTCTGCCGCGAGGTCTGCGCCGAGTACGAGTCGGAGTTCACCGAGAAGATGCAAGCGCTCGGAATCTCCATCGACTGGGACCACACCTACCGAACTATCGAACCGCGCGTCCAGCGCGCCTCCCAGCTCTCCTTCATCGAACTGTACGAGCAGGGCCGCGAGTACCGCCAGCGAGCACCCGCTATCTGGTGTCCCGAGTGCGAAACCGCGATTTCGCAAGTGGAGACCGAGGACGACGAACGACCGAGTCACTTCCACGACATCGAGTTCCAGGTGACTGACTCCGACGAATCGTTCGTCATCTCGACGACGCGACCCGAACTGCTTCCAGCTTGTGTGGCCGTCTTCGTCCACCCCGACGACGACGAGAACCAGCATCTCGTGGGGCAGGAAGCGACGATTCCGCTGTTCGGTCAGTCCGTCCCCGTCATCGCCGACGACCGCGTCGACATGGAGACGGGGTCGGGCATCGTCATGTGCTGTACGTTCGGCGACCAGAACGACATCGAGTGGTACCAGGCGCACGCCTTGGACCTCCGCATCGCCATCGACGAGTCCGGGACGCTCACCGAGGAAGCCGACGCCTATGCTGGTCTGGACCGCGACGAGGCACGCGAAGCTATCGTCTCGGACCTCGACGACGCGGGCTACCTCTTGGACCGTCGCGCCATCACTCACGTGGTGAACGTCCACGAGCGCTGTGGGACGTCCGTCGAGTTCCTCGTCACCGAGCAGTGGTACATCAAACTGCTCGACAAGACCGACGAGTATCTCGAAGCCGGAAGAGAGATGGAGTGGTTCCCCGAGAAGATGTTCACGCGGTACAAGAACTGGATTGAGGGGCTCCAGTGGGACTGGTCCATCTCGCGGCAGCGCTCCTCGGGGATTCCGTTCCCCGTCTGGTACTGCGCGGAGTGCGACCACGAGATCATCGCCCGCAAAGAGGACCTGCCGGTCGACCCGCTCTCTGACGACCCGCCGGTCGACGCCTGCCCGGAGTGCGGCCACGACGAGTTCGTCGCCGAAGACGACGTGTTCGACACGTGGGCCACCTCTTCGCTGACGCCGCTCATCAACGCCGGATGGGACTGGGACCCGGAGACGGAGGAGTACGCGATGGAGCGCCCCGAGATCTACCCGTTCGACGTGCGCCCGCAGGGCCACGACATCATCTCGTTCTGGTTGTTCCACACCGTCGTGAAGTGCTACGAGCACACCGGCGAGGTGCCGTTCGACTCGGTGATGATCAACGGGATGGTGCTCGACGAGAACCGCGTGAAGATGTCCAAATCCCTCGGCAACATCGTCTCGCCGGACGAAGTTCTCGAAAAGTACCCTGTCGACGCCGCGCGCTACTGGGCCGCCGGGAGCGCCGTCGGCGACGACCTGCCGTACAACGAGAAAGGCATCGTCGCGGGCGAGAAGTTGCTCCGTAAGCTCTGGAACGCCTCGAAACTCGTCGATAGTCTCACCCCCGACGAGCGACTCGACCGGCCGGACCTGAAGGCTATCGACCGCTGGTTGCTCGCGGAGATGGACGACACCGTTCGGTTCGTCACCGAGAAACTCGAAGCGAGAGAGTTCTCGAAGGCGCGCGACCACCTCCGGAGTTTCTTCTGGCACACGTTCTGCGACGACTACCTCGAAATCGCCAAGGAACGCGACGACGAGTCGGCCGCGTACACCCTGCAGACGGCGCACCGCCGATTCCTGAAACTGTTCGCGCCGTTCCTCGCGCACATCACCGAGGAACTCTGGCGCGAACTGTACGACGATCGGAGCGTCCACAACACCGAGTGGCCCGAACCCCTCGGTCTCGACGCCGACCACGAGGCGGGCGAGACGGCGATGGCCGTCGTCGGCGCGCTCCGCAAGTACAAGAGCGGCGCCCAACTGTCGCTGAACGCCTCTATCGACACCGTGGAAGTGTACGGTAACGTCGCCGGCTTCGAGGAGGACATCCAGCGCGTGATGCACGTCGATTCGCTGTCGACGCTGGACGAGGAACCCGAAATCGAGTCCGTCGTGACCGGCATCGACCTCGACTACTCCGTCGTCGGCCCCGAGTACGGCAGTCAGGTGCCGGAGATAGAGGCGGGTCTGGAGGCTGGCGAGTACGAACTCGACGACGACTCGCTCTCGGTCTCGGGCATCGAGCTCGACGCCGAGATGTTCGAGGTGGACCGTGAACGTCGCTACACCGGCGAGGGCGAGATGCTCGAAGCGGGCGATGCCATCGTCATCGTGCAGAACTGAGATACGGAGACGATTCCCGTACGCGGCGTTGCGGTTTTTCTGTTCTCGCTACAGGTCGACGCCGACCGCGGCCTCGGCGCTATCGAAGCCGTCGCGCTCCAGCAGGTCGAGCAGGCCTCGATTGATATCGCGGGCGACGCTCGGCCCCTCGTAGACGAGCGCCGTGTACAACTGGACGAGGCTCGCGCCCGCGCGTATCTTCTCGTACGCACCTTCGGCATCCGAGACGCCGCCGACGCCGATGACGGGCACGTCGGTCCGGCGGGCGACGAACCGTATCATCTTGGTCGCGCGGTTCTCGATGGGCTTGCCCGAGAGACCGCCCCTCTCCGCTTGGTTCGGACTCCGGAGGGAGGCGGGTCGCTCCGTCGTCGTGTTGGTGGCGACGACGCCGTCGAGGTCGAGGTCGTCGATGACGGCCAGCGCCTCTTCGATGGCCGGTTCCGGTAGGTCGGGGGAGAACTTCACGAGTAGCGGAGACGCCCCAGCGCCTCTGAGCGCGCCGAGAATCCGTTCTAGCGCCTCGCGGTTCTGGAGTTCGCGGAGTCCGGGCGTGTTCGGACTGGAGACGTTGACAACGAAGTAGTCACCCGCGTCGGCGACGCGCTCGTAGGTGTAGCGATAGTCCTCGGCGGCCTCCTCCAGCGGCGTAGACTTCGACTTGCCGATATTGATACCGACCGGGACGTCGGGGAACTCGCCCGCGTTGAGTCGCTCGCCCACCGCGTCGGCGCCGTGGTTGTTGAAGCCCATTCGGTTGATGATAGCCTCGTCCTCGGGGAGGCGGAACATCCGCGGACGGGGGTTGCCGGGTTGGCGCTCGGCGGTGACGCCACCGACCTCGACGTGGCCGAAGCCGAGGGCGGCGAGCACCGAGGGGATCTCGGCGTTCTTGTCGAAGCCGGCAGCGACACCGATGGGGTTCGGGAACGATTCGCCCAACACATTGACGCCGAGGCGGGCGTCGTCGACGGCGTAGCGACACGCGAGTGCGTCCTCTACTCGCGTGTGCTGTACGGCGCGGAGCAGGCTGTGGGTCGCTCGGTGGGCCGTCTCGGGGGGAAGCGCGAACAGCGCGGGTTTCATCGCGTCGTACAGTCGCATCGTGTGTACGCTGCCGACGCGGCCGCATTAATCCGCCGGACGACGCCTCCGGTCGTCGGACGCACCGCTCGGCGGGTAGGGCTATCGGGATACGCGCGCCTCAGAAGTCGTGCTCTACTTCGTCCGGGTCGGCCTTCTGGATGATTATCTTGTTGTCCCGGACGCGGACGAACACCTCGTCACCGATCTCGAGACCGGCGACGGCGAGTTCGTCCTCGTGGAGGTTGACGTGCACGTTGTGGTATTCGCCGTTGTCGTCTTTGGCACCACTCGGGCTGAGCTTCTTTTTCCGGACCATCGCGGTTGTCTACTCGAAGTTCGCCGTAGGATATACATAAGTGTTGTCTCACCGCGGCCTGAACGCGCGCGAGAGACGACATGCCGAACTGACGGACGTTTCAGTCGCAACGGGGGTTTTCTCTCCCGTAATCGCCAGCACGCGAGACGGTAATATTTAACTGTTTCGTCGGATAGTGCTCATTTAGCCGATATATTTATAACAAACCGTGTGTTCGGTTGCCATGGAGAGCAGAAAACCATGGTACGTGAAGACGGTAAGCGCAATTTCGCACTTCGAGAGTCGAGTGGTACAGAATCGAGCGTGTTCTCGGGGAACACCCCCCGTCAAGCGGCGTTGAAGGCCGCGAGACGGCTCGAACCGGGCAGCTCCGAGGAGAGCGCCGACCGGACCGAACTCCGACTCCGAGAGAAGGGGACCGACAAGGTCCACATCTACGACGGGTGGGCCTGGAACGAGACCGCACCCGACAACAAACCCGACTGGATGCCCGACGACATCACCGAGGCGAACGTCTCGAAGAAGGGCATCGAGCACATCGAAGAGTAGGTCATTCGGCGTTCGGATATCTTTTGGAAGCCGCTGCTCTCCGACAGGGTTTTTTAGCGCCTGCTCGGAGGCTCGGGTGCGCGGCTATCACTCGACCAGACTGTACGCGCGACGCGTGGGATGACCGGTCGACCTCCTGCCGTGCGACATTCGTTCGCCGAGTTACGACGCCGTCGAGTCGTTTCTCCGTCCGAAACTATCGCGTGACTCTGACTCTCCCGTCGTGTGAAACCGCATGACGCGGTGCCATCGCTTCGACGCTCTTTTATGTAACCCTTCCATTGCTGGTAATGCGACGGTCGCCCCCGACGGGGTGACCGGGGTTGCCCCGAAATCGTGCTCCGCACGGACCCTGCGGCAATCCCGAGACGACGCCCTTATGTACCACGGGCGTTCACGTCGAAGTACGCCGAGGTCGCCGCCGGATATCGATTCTGGCGACGATCGGCATCCGATGCCCTTAAGTGTATCAGGGCATTCGGAGGTAATGCGGAACGACAAGACACGATGCGATTGCGAGGCCGTTCAACTCGGCTATCAATCGTGGACTGGGTCGAAGCGAATCCGACGGGTTTATACCCGTCAATCGCATCGACTTAGGTCCGAAGGAAATGAGGATTCCGCCCCTGCGGTCCGCCGTACAGACGGAATCTGATGTGAGCCAACGTAGTTCGGTGACACCCGACCGACCGACGGTCCCGTCGCCGAACTCGGACCATGCAATACCTATAACGGTGATTCGCTCCCGTCAGGGAGCAAATCCCGCCACGCCCCCCGAGTCTCTGACTCGGGAGCATTCCGGTTGATCCTGCCGGAGGTCATTGCTATCAGGGTCCGATTTAGCCATGCTAGTTGTACGAGTTCAGACTCGTAGCGGATAGCTCAGTAACACGTGGCCAAACTACCCTACGGAGAGCGATAACCTCGGGAAACTGAGGCTAATAGCTCATACCGTACTCGCGCTGGAATGCCGAGTACCACAAACGCTCCGGCGCCGTAGGATGTGGCTGCGGCCGATTAGGTAGACGGTGGGGTAACGGCCCACCGTGCCGATAATCGGTACGGGTTGTGAGAGCAAGAGCCCGGAGACGGAATCTGAGACAAGATTCCGGGCCCTACGGGGC from Haloprofundus halobius includes:
- a CDS encoding AbrB/MazE/SpoVT family DNA-binding domain-containing protein; the protein is MVRKKKLSPSGAKDDNGEYHNVHVNLHEDELAVAGLEIGDEVFVRVRDNKIIIQKADPDEVEHDF
- a CDS encoding non-histone chromosomal MC1 family protein, producing the protein MVREDGKRNFALRESSGTESSVFSGNTPRQAALKAARRLEPGSSEESADRTELRLREKGTDKVHIYDGWAWNETAPDNKPDWMPDDITEANVSKKGIEHIEE